A stretch of the Cytobacillus luteolus genome encodes the following:
- a CDS encoding MBL fold metallo-hydrolase, translating to MLKLEFIKLSVTCYYFQSAVNIGYINHGNEGMLVDAGLDKSTMKKVLKKLDEEGLPITHLYITHAHADHFGGAAYLQQARNVFTIAPVLEEAILRNPILEPIYLFQGNTPLDELRNKFLEGEAITVDKVITEGTYKVDRFDFTAIAFPGHSENQLGILIDNLLYCGDAYFSEEQLRKHKIPYIVDAAQTLKSLEKLKSIECDGAVPGHGIFEQDFNGTVVRNFDYHLAVLTSVTELFWEAGESISHEEIVKLMCDKWNVQLTHLSGFLLYRTAVTAYVTKLVRDGMVTTHIENNTLMFKM from the coding sequence GTGCTCAAACTGGAATTTATTAAGCTTTCTGTTACATGTTACTATTTTCAATCTGCTGTTAATATCGGATATATAAACCATGGCAATGAAGGGATGCTCGTTGATGCTGGACTAGATAAATCTACGATGAAGAAAGTGCTAAAAAAGCTTGATGAAGAGGGACTTCCTATTACACATCTCTACATTACTCATGCTCACGCAGATCATTTTGGAGGGGCTGCTTACCTCCAACAAGCAAGAAATGTTTTCACAATCGCACCTGTGTTAGAAGAGGCAATCCTTCGTAATCCTATTCTTGAGCCAATATATCTATTTCAAGGAAATACCCCACTGGATGAATTAAGAAACAAATTTTTAGAGGGGGAAGCGATTACAGTAGATAAGGTAATAACCGAAGGGACCTATAAGGTAGACAGATTTGACTTCACCGCTATAGCATTTCCGGGTCATAGTGAAAACCAGTTAGGAATTTTAATTGATAACCTTTTATATTGTGGAGATGCGTACTTTAGTGAGGAACAACTAAGAAAGCACAAGATACCCTACATTGTAGATGCAGCTCAAACGTTAAAGTCCTTAGAGAAACTAAAATCCATTGAGTGTGACGGTGCAGTACCTGGTCACGGTATTTTTGAACAAGATTTTAATGGTACGGTTGTTAGAAATTTTGACTACCATCTAGCTGTATTGACAAGTGTTACGGAGTTATTTTGGGAGGCAGGAGAATCAATAAGTCATGAGGAAATCGTGAAATTGATGTGTGATAAATGGAATGTTCAACTAACACATCTCTCAGGCTTTCTACTTTATCGAACGGCAGTTACTGCTTATGTCACAAAGTTGGTTAGAGATGGTATGGTAACTACTCATATAGAAAATAACACTCTAATGTTTAAAATGTAA
- a CDS encoding DUF421 domain-containing protein has product MEYSKVAIDLICGFVALFVLTKIVGKTSISQITPFDFISALVLGEIVGSGVFADEINAWHIIFALFIWGGLVYALEIISQKFKRSRAVLEGQPTVVIHKGKIDRERLKKSKLDIDQLQHLLRSKGTFSIRNVEYAILESDGSLSVLNKASFDPPSRKDHNMPLKSVYLPITMISDGEIIHDNLIEAGFDENWLKTQISSFGAKNAKEVLYAEWLEGEGLFVQKM; this is encoded by the coding sequence TTGGAATACAGTAAAGTAGCAATTGATCTTATATGTGGTTTTGTTGCATTATTTGTCTTAACTAAAATAGTCGGAAAAACCTCCATTTCACAAATAACTCCCTTTGATTTCATATCAGCTCTTGTCTTAGGAGAAATTGTCGGAAGTGGTGTCTTTGCAGATGAGATTAATGCTTGGCATATTATATTCGCGCTCTTTATTTGGGGTGGCCTTGTCTATGCACTTGAGATTATCTCACAAAAATTCAAGCGTAGTCGAGCAGTTCTTGAGGGCCAACCAACCGTTGTCATCCATAAGGGGAAGATTGATCGAGAGAGACTTAAGAAAAGCAAGTTAGACATTGATCAATTACAGCATTTGCTTCGTTCAAAAGGAACCTTCTCAATTAGAAATGTAGAATATGCAATTTTAGAATCTGATGGGTCGTTGAGTGTACTGAATAAAGCTAGCTTTGATCCTCCTTCACGGAAAGATCATAATATGCCGTTAAAATCCGTTTATTTACCAATCACGATGATTAGTGATGGTGAAATTATACATGATAATTTAATAGAGGCTGGCTTTGATGAAAATTGGTTAAAAACGCAGATTTCTTCGTTCGGAGCAAAAAATGCAAAAGAAGTATTATACGCAGAATGGCTAGAAGGAGAAGGCTTATTTGTACAAAAAATGTAG
- a CDS encoding GNAT family N-acetyltransferase, with product MEAIVVSNEEQMKDAYSVRRIVFIDEQQVPEEEEIDQYEKDATHVVLYEDNQPIGAGRFRSLDGIGKIERICVLKEFRNKGAGKVIMDKMEEIAKGKGISKLKLNAQTHAEKFYLNLGYTTTSDIFMDAGIPHVTMIKEL from the coding sequence ATGGAAGCAATTGTTGTTAGTAATGAAGAACAAATGAAAGATGCCTATTCAGTCAGGAGAATTGTATTCATAGATGAACAGCAAGTTCCTGAAGAAGAGGAAATTGATCAATATGAAAAAGATGCAACTCATGTTGTTCTTTATGAGGACAACCAACCGATTGGAGCTGGGCGTTTCCGTTCACTAGATGGAATTGGAAAAATAGAACGAATCTGTGTCCTTAAAGAATTTCGTAACAAAGGCGCAGGGAAGGTTATCATGGATAAGATGGAAGAAATCGCGAAGGGTAAAGGTATTTCTAAGCTAAAATTAAATGCCCAAACTCATGCAGAGAAATTTTATCTTAACCTTGGATATACAACTACTTCAGATATTTTCATGGATGCTGGTATCCCACACGTAACCATGATAAAAGAATTATAA
- a CDS encoding YjcG family protein, producing MKYGIALFPSKKLQDIVNSYRKRYDPHYALIPPHLTLKNAFESSDDKIKEISSHLREIASSVNPFTLQVLKVSSFSPVNNVIYLKVDSTTELTELHTRFHQEPFDTSTAEYSFVPHITIGQKLSDDEHSDVLGQLKMESFTHKEEIDRFHLLYQLENGSWTVYETFRLGKGQS from the coding sequence ATGAAATATGGTATTGCATTATTTCCATCAAAGAAGTTACAAGATATAGTAAATTCTTATCGTAAACGCTATGACCCACACTATGCCTTAATTCCACCACATTTAACATTAAAAAATGCCTTTGAATCTTCTGATGACAAGATAAAGGAAATTTCTTCGCATCTACGCGAAATCGCTTCATCTGTAAATCCTTTTACTCTTCAAGTGTTAAAGGTAAGTTCATTCTCTCCTGTCAATAACGTAATATACTTAAAAGTTGACTCTACAACCGAATTAACTGAATTACACACGCGTTTTCATCAAGAACCGTTTGATACATCAACTGCTGAATATTCCTTTGTTCCACATATTACCATTGGACAAAAACTTTCAGATGATGAACATTCTGATGTGCTTGGACAACTTAAAATGGAAAGCTTCACACACAAAGAGGAAATCGATCGTTTTCACCTTCTTTACCAACTTGAAAACGGCTCATGGACTGTTTATGAAACATTCCGCTTAGGAAAGGGACAATCATAA
- a CDS encoding alpha/beta hydrolase yields MEAKTHGITKEVTIHSHSLGEEVEVLLYFPSTYSPLYKYTVLIAQDGRDYFNLGRIAKTTEELLTEREIDNTIIVGIPYIDVKDRYEKYHPNGSKHNKYQRFLAEELVPYLDSELPTYQIGMGRALIGDSLAGTASLLTALSYPNTFGKVILQSPYVNDHVKKEVEQFSQPHLLSIYHVVGSKETAVETTNGKVKDFLAPNRELNALMKNMSFTYFYDEFDGDHTWTHWQPDLHRALKMSLKL; encoded by the coding sequence ATGGAAGCAAAGACACACGGCATTACAAAGGAAGTCACTATACATAGTCATTCACTTGGTGAAGAAGTTGAAGTACTGCTCTATTTTCCAAGCACCTATTCTCCTTTATATAAATATACAGTTCTCATTGCTCAGGATGGTCGAGATTATTTTAATCTGGGCAGAATTGCTAAAACGACCGAAGAACTTTTAACTGAAAGAGAAATAGATAATACAATCATTGTTGGTATTCCGTATATAGACGTGAAGGATCGATACGAGAAGTATCATCCCAATGGATCTAAGCATAATAAATATCAGCGGTTTTTAGCTGAAGAATTAGTTCCCTACCTAGATTCGGAATTACCAACCTATCAGATTGGAATGGGAAGAGCTTTAATTGGTGATTCATTAGCTGGAACTGCTTCTCTTTTAACAGCACTTTCTTATCCAAATACGTTTGGAAAAGTCATTTTACAATCTCCATATGTAAATGACCATGTAAAAAAAGAAGTTGAGCAGTTTAGCCAACCTCATCTCTTAAGTATCTATCATGTTGTCGGATCAAAAGAAACGGCTGTCGAAACAACAAATGGGAAAGTAAAAGATTTCTTGGCACCTAATCGAGAATTAAATGCTTTAATGAAGAACATGAGTTTCACTTACTTTTACGATGAGTTTGATGGGGACCATACATGGACTCATTGGCAGCCAGATCTACATCGCGCATTAAAGATGAGTCTTAAGCTATAG
- a CDS encoding ABC transporter ATP-binding protein — translation MFLTINQVNKQYENQGIVNQVLSDINVTINEGEFVSILGPSGCGKSTLLSMVAGLNKPTSGEISLQGNPIKKPGKDRGMVFQQPALFPWMSVEENVMFPLRKEMSKSQAREVAHGFLKMVQLSNYTKHSPHELSGGMQQRVAIARALAMNPEVLLMDEPFGALDEQTRSRLHVELEKIWLETKKTILFVTHSIQESIKLSDRILVMGTRPGVILEDIKVDLPRPRSNSREQAIELEKRILGLLEKEIEKVVKEELEYASSN, via the coding sequence ATGTTTTTAACAATCAACCAGGTTAATAAACAATATGAAAACCAAGGTATCGTTAATCAAGTATTATCTGATATAAATGTAACAATTAATGAAGGAGAATTTGTCTCAATACTAGGCCCATCTGGATGTGGCAAGTCTACTCTGTTATCCATGGTAGCAGGTTTGAACAAGCCAACGAGCGGCGAAATCTCGCTGCAAGGAAATCCGATTAAAAAACCCGGAAAAGACCGAGGGATGGTCTTCCAGCAGCCAGCATTATTTCCGTGGATGTCTGTGGAAGAAAATGTGATGTTCCCTTTACGAAAAGAAATGTCTAAATCCCAGGCGAGAGAAGTGGCACATGGCTTTTTAAAGATGGTACAGTTAAGCAATTATACGAAACATTCTCCTCATGAATTGTCTGGTGGAATGCAACAAAGAGTGGCTATAGCTAGAGCATTAGCGATGAATCCAGAAGTACTGTTAATGGATGAACCATTTGGAGCATTAGATGAGCAGACGAGATCTCGTCTTCATGTTGAACTTGAGAAGATTTGGCTTGAAACGAAAAAAACAATCCTTTTTGTAACTCATAGTATCCAAGAATCTATTAAACTATCTGACCGTATTCTTGTAATGGGTACGAGACCAGGTGTCATTTTAGAGGATATTAAAGTTGATTTACCTAGACCACGTAGTAACTCACGTGAACAAGCGATAGAACTTGAAAAGCGAATTCTCGGTTTATTGGAAAAGGAAATTGAAAAAGTGGTTAAAGAGGAGTTAGAATATGCGTCCAGCAATTAA
- a CDS encoding ABC transporter permease has translation MRPAIKRIIFYASILIVWQVAVKITGVSESVMPAPTDVFRELGRGFADLTLVYDLTASFRRLFLGLLIGVTLGTGLGILLAKSKTADETLGNLVLALQSVPSIVWLPIAIMWFGLNEISVIFIIVLGATFVMTINMRVGIKNVPPLYIKAAQTMGSGGIDLFRKVIFPASIPYAVTGLKLAWAFGWRALMAGELLSTGPGLGYTLRFASDFGNMALVIGVMIIIGTIGSIMDLFVFQRIERNVMRRWGLES, from the coding sequence ATGCGTCCAGCAATTAAACGAATCATATTTTATGCAAGTATTCTAATTGTCTGGCAAGTAGCAGTTAAGATAACTGGTGTCTCTGAATCGGTAATGCCAGCACCAACGGATGTATTCCGTGAGTTAGGCAGAGGATTCGCCGATTTGACGCTTGTTTATGACTTAACAGCGAGTTTTAGACGATTGTTTCTTGGTTTATTAATAGGAGTAACATTAGGAACTGGGCTTGGAATTTTACTTGCAAAATCCAAAACAGCTGATGAAACACTAGGAAATCTTGTCTTAGCTTTACAAAGTGTACCAAGTATCGTGTGGCTTCCAATTGCGATTATGTGGTTTGGCCTAAATGAAATTTCTGTTATTTTTATCATCGTTCTTGGGGCTACATTTGTAATGACAATAAATATGAGAGTGGGTATTAAAAACGTACCACCTCTTTATATAAAAGCAGCCCAAACCATGGGCTCAGGAGGAATTGATCTTTTCAGGAAGGTTATTTTCCCAGCATCGATACCATATGCAGTTACAGGTCTAAAGTTAGCTTGGGCATTTGGATGGCGTGCACTTATGGCTGGTGAATTATTAAGTACCGGCCCAGGATTAGGGTATACACTACGATTTGCTTCTGACTTTGGCAATATGGCGCTTGTTATTGGTGTCATGATTATCATTGGTACGATTGGTTCAATTATGGATTTATTCGTGTTTCAACGTATTGAACGCAATGTAATGCGTCGTTGGGGATTAGAAAGTTAA
- a CDS encoding ABC transporter substrate-binding protein, with the protein MKKLFSFSAILVLVIGLLAGCGTSDGASGSSDSKKVIIGYFPNIDHAPAMVAREKGYFQNQLGENVTIEYKTFPDGGAFMTALKTGEIHAGFVGPGPVMNNFTNGADVKIIAGASSGGTHIVASKESGIESLEDFDGHTFITPGVGCTHGVQMETFLKDFGITSARIGGTLKHVTGNPAQYKGMFESGKVQIAAVPEPWASQLVKEAGAKIIVDSSEISFGETLPNTILVTNSKFINEDKELIQQIVNANKEAVDFINANPEESKQIMMDSIKEITKQELDADVVDMAWEKIRFTTEVNEEVIQEFATSSFELKFLKEQPDFASLIDTQFID; encoded by the coding sequence ATGAAAAAATTATTTAGTTTTAGTGCAATATTAGTATTAGTAATCGGCCTTCTTGCAGGTTGTGGAACAAGTGATGGTGCTTCAGGTTCTAGCGATTCAAAGAAAGTTATTATCGGGTACTTCCCAAATATTGACCATGCACCAGCAATGGTTGCCCGTGAAAAGGGTTACTTTCAGAATCAATTAGGAGAAAATGTTACCATTGAGTACAAAACATTCCCAGACGGTGGGGCATTTATGACTGCTTTAAAAACTGGTGAAATCCACGCTGGTTTTGTAGGCCCAGGCCCAGTTATGAATAACTTCACAAATGGTGCAGATGTGAAAATTATCGCAGGTGCTTCATCTGGTGGTACACATATTGTTGCAAGTAAAGAAAGTGGAATCGAATCATTAGAGGATTTTGATGGTCATACCTTTATTACTCCTGGTGTAGGTTGTACACACGGTGTTCAAATGGAAACTTTCTTAAAAGATTTTGGTATTACTTCAGCTCGTATCGGTGGAACACTTAAGCATGTAACAGGTAACCCGGCACAATATAAGGGAATGTTTGAGTCAGGTAAAGTACAAATTGCTGCAGTTCCAGAGCCATGGGCTTCTCAGTTAGTTAAAGAAGCTGGAGCAAAAATTATCGTAGATAGTTCAGAGATTTCATTTGGTGAAACTTTACCGAATACAATTTTAGTTACAAATAGTAAATTTATTAATGAGGATAAAGAGCTTATTCAACAGATTGTTAATGCAAATAAAGAAGCCGTAGATTTCATCAATGCTAACCCAGAAGAATCAAAGCAAATTATGATGGATAGCATTAAAGAGATAACGAAACAAGAGCTTGATGCTGATGTTGTTGATATGGCATGGGAGAAAATTAGGTTTACAACTGAAGTGAACGAAGAAGTAATTCAAGAATTTGCAACCTCATCTTTTGAGTTAAAGTTCTTAAAAGAGCAACCTGATTTTGCAAGTCTAATAGATACACAGTTTATTGATTAA
- a CDS encoding SCO family protein — MAKIMKVFIILLLSIVTVACSASKEEIEQSFPMALEVQEFEAVNQDGVTVSLSDLKGKVWVASTIFTNCDTVCLPMTANMAKLQQKLNEENVEATLVSFSIDPERDTLDVLKDFAQVYDADFSNWHFLSGYSQEEIESFINKSFMSPAAQLEGSDQFMHSTSIFLVSESGTVVQQYSGVSDVPYEQIVEDIKKIN, encoded by the coding sequence ATGGCGAAAATAATGAAGGTATTTATAATTTTATTACTTTCTATAGTTACAGTGGCTTGCAGTGCTTCTAAAGAGGAGATTGAGCAGTCGTTTCCGATGGCTTTGGAGGTTCAGGAGTTTGAGGCTGTAAATCAGGATGGGGTGACCGTTAGTCTTTCTGATTTGAAGGGGAAGGTTTGGGTAGCTAGCACAATTTTCACAAACTGTGATACGGTTTGTTTACCAATGACAGCCAATATGGCAAAGCTTCAACAGAAATTAAATGAAGAAAATGTTGAAGCAACGCTTGTTTCGTTTTCAATTGATCCTGAGCGTGACACTTTGGATGTATTAAAGGATTTTGCGCAAGTTTATGATGCAGACTTCTCTAATTGGCATTTCCTATCAGGGTACAGTCAAGAAGAAATAGAATCATTTATTAATAAATCATTTATGTCTCCAGCAGCTCAACTTGAAGGTTCTGATCAATTCATGCATAGCACATCAATCTTTTTAGTGAGTGAAAGTGGAACAGTTGTTCAACAATATTCCGGTGTTTCAGATGTACCTTATGAGCAAATTGTTGAAGATATAAAAAAAATAAACTAG
- a CDS encoding TAXI family TRAP transporter solute-binding subunit: MKKRGLLLSFIMLVGFSMILAACGGKAQLALVTGGTGGTYYPLGGELANIINDNADAEVTSQSSNASADNMKDIANGDADLAFTQTDIASYAVEGKLMFDGTAVTNAQAIGTLYPETIQIVTLKDSGITSVEDLRGKTVSVGAPGSGTYANAEQILEIHGMTMDDINAQNLAFDESTDGLQDGNIDAAFITAGTPTGAVEGLAALKDVSIVSIAQDKIDALIAKYPYYAQNTIPAGTYKLEAEVATVAVSAMLVVSSELDEDLVYEMTKAIFENTDKISHAKGAFISAENAVIGVGIDFHPGAAKYFKEKGLLN, encoded by the coding sequence ATGAAAAAACGAGGTCTATTACTTTCGTTCATCATGCTAGTAGGATTTTCTATGATTCTTGCTGCTTGTGGTGGTAAAGCTCAACTTGCACTAGTAACTGGTGGTACTGGCGGTACATATTATCCATTAGGTGGAGAACTAGCTAACATCATTAATGATAATGCAGATGCAGAAGTAACAAGTCAATCTTCAAACGCATCGGCAGATAACATGAAGGATATTGCAAACGGAGATGCGGATTTAGCGTTTACACAAACAGATATCGCTTCTTACGCAGTTGAAGGAAAATTAATGTTTGATGGCACTGCTGTAACAAATGCACAAGCTATCGGAACGCTTTACCCTGAAACAATCCAAATTGTAACGCTTAAAGACAGCGGAATTACATCTGTTGAAGATTTAAGAGGAAAAACAGTTTCTGTTGGAGCTCCAGGAAGTGGAACTTATGCAAATGCAGAACAAATCTTAGAAATTCACGGAATGACTATGGACGATATTAATGCTCAAAACTTAGCATTTGACGAGTCAACAGATGGTCTTCAAGATGGGAATATTGATGCTGCGTTTATCACTGCTGGTACACCAACTGGTGCAGTAGAGGGTCTTGCTGCATTAAAAGATGTTTCTATTGTGTCAATTGCACAAGATAAAATTGATGCTTTAATTGCGAAATATCCATATTATGCTCAAAATACTATTCCAGCTGGAACGTATAAGTTAGAAGCTGAAGTAGCAACAGTCGCAGTTTCTGCAATGTTAGTAGTTAGCTCTGAGTTAGATGAGGATTTAGTCTATGAAATGACTAAAGCAATCTTTGAAAACACAGATAAAATTTCACATGCAAAAGGAGCTTTCATTTCGGCTGAAAATGCTGTTATAGGTGTAGGAATTGACTTCCACCCAGGAGCAGCGAAATATTTCAAAGAAAAAGGTCTCCTAAACTAA
- a CDS encoding DUF1850 domain-containing protein, whose amino-acid sequence MRRRKAFNRMIPLIVSVLIVLFFLIPYKSVLSFSFQNTSKVITYIPVDMRGESFQIKFTHTIHLSDVLETYSIDSDHKIHQTEFMFEDFNVGMPSNAYGDEKFVEKDGKYYITNMDRVHSYLDIKIAQTIPYHVVIYEGEEHSLLDFIEPGTWTRLQSKKINLWQLLRGVNMLEQR is encoded by the coding sequence ATGCGACGAAGAAAAGCTTTTAATCGAATGATCCCTTTGATAGTAAGTGTGCTTATCGTGCTCTTTTTTTTAATACCGTATAAGTCAGTCCTTTCTTTTAGCTTCCAAAATACCAGCAAGGTAATTACCTATATACCTGTTGATATGCGAGGCGAATCATTCCAAATTAAATTCACCCATACAATTCACCTTTCTGATGTTCTTGAAACCTATTCGATTGATTCGGACCATAAGATTCACCAGACAGAATTCATGTTTGAAGACTTTAATGTTGGTATGCCTTCTAACGCATACGGAGATGAAAAGTTTGTTGAAAAGGATGGAAAATACTATATTACGAATATGGATCGAGTTCATTCGTATTTAGATATTAAAATAGCACAAACTATTCCATATCATGTGGTAATTTATGAAGGTGAAGAACATTCTCTTCTAGATTTTATCGAACCAGGGACTTGGACACGTCTGCAAAGTAAGAAGATTAATTTATGGCAATTGTTGAGGGGAGTGAATATGCTTGAGCAAAGATAA
- a CDS encoding TRAP transporter permease, with protein sequence MSKDKKQKIEETKIETITSEEQQELLEKYDPEAGTRKFTGILKWIVFIGLLSFSLFQLYTAVFGVFTAQIQRSIHLGFALALIFILFPAKKGTAKKGKVTITWYDAILALLSVGVGLYWPLNINELVLRVSDLSTMDMFFGISAILLVLEATRRAVGLPITIIAVVFMAYAMLGPYMPGFLSHRGLRLEKLVQTMFFTTEGILGTPLAVSSTFIFLFLLFGAFLVKTGVGQYFNDLAVSIAGKSVGGPAKVAIFSSALQGTISGSSVANVVTSGSFTIPMMKKLGYRKEFAGAVEAAASTGGQLMPPIMGAAAFLMVEFIGNGITYWDIAKAAAIPAVLYFAGIWIMTHFEAKRIGLRGLTKEEMPDRKEVLKKIYLLVPILAVVVLLMSGMSVTRAALWAIVVTVVVSAIRKETRIGLVGIISALVDGARTALAVAAATAAAGMIVGVVTKTGLGLKLANGLLDLSGGLILPTLFFTMVAAIVLGMGSPTTANYVITSTIAAPAIILLGVPDLSAHLFVFYFGIVADVTPPVALAAFAAAGVSGGEPIRTGFQSARLAIAAFIIPYIFVLSPELLMIDTTVPRTLWVVATSLMGMIAIGAGMIGYWMRSTHWIERILAVAAGLLLIYPEGYSDTIGLVMFIGLLVMQYVIKRENPRKPATANS encoded by the coding sequence TTGAGCAAAGATAAAAAACAAAAAATTGAAGAAACAAAAATTGAAACAATTACATCAGAAGAGCAGCAGGAGTTATTAGAGAAGTATGATCCAGAAGCAGGTACTAGGAAATTCACGGGTATTTTGAAGTGGATTGTGTTTATTGGATTACTTTCTTTTTCTTTATTCCAGCTTTACACGGCTGTTTTTGGAGTTTTCACTGCCCAGATCCAAAGGTCAATCCACTTGGGCTTTGCATTAGCATTAATTTTTATCCTTTTTCCTGCAAAAAAAGGAACAGCCAAAAAAGGAAAGGTTACCATTACATGGTATGATGCAATCCTTGCTCTTTTATCGGTAGGGGTAGGATTGTATTGGCCGTTAAATATTAATGAACTAGTCCTTCGTGTAAGTGATTTATCAACGATGGATATGTTTTTCGGAATTAGTGCCATTTTACTTGTACTTGAAGCAACCCGTCGTGCAGTAGGGTTACCGATTACCATTATTGCTGTTGTTTTCATGGCCTACGCGATGCTTGGTCCTTATATGCCAGGATTCTTGAGCCATAGAGGATTAAGACTTGAGAAGCTTGTCCAAACGATGTTTTTTACAACAGAAGGGATACTTGGTACACCATTGGCCGTGTCATCAACATTTATTTTCCTGTTCCTACTATTCGGAGCATTCTTAGTTAAAACAGGTGTAGGACAATATTTTAATGATTTGGCTGTTTCAATTGCTGGAAAAAGTGTGGGTGGTCCAGCAAAAGTAGCAATATTCTCTAGTGCTTTGCAGGGAACTATTAGTGGAAGTTCAGTGGCAAACGTTGTAACTTCAGGGTCTTTTACGATTCCAATGATGAAAAAGCTTGGATATCGTAAAGAATTTGCAGGGGCTGTTGAGGCTGCAGCTTCGACAGGTGGACAGTTAATGCCACCAATCATGGGAGCAGCTGCTTTTCTAATGGTTGAATTTATCGGTAATGGTATAACGTATTGGGACATTGCCAAAGCAGCGGCAATACCCGCTGTATTATATTTTGCTGGTATATGGATCATGACTCACTTTGAAGCAAAACGAATTGGTTTGCGTGGTTTAACAAAAGAGGAAATGCCAGACCGTAAAGAAGTGTTGAAGAAGATTTATTTACTAGTACCTATTTTAGCAGTAGTCGTTCTTTTAATGTCAGGTATGAGTGTAACAAGAGCAGCGCTTTGGGCAATTGTAGTTACGGTAGTAGTAAGTGCAATTAGGAAAGAAACACGAATTGGTCTTGTAGGAATCATCTCAGCATTAGTAGACGGTGCAAGAACAGCACTAGCTGTAGCGGCTGCAACCGCTGCTGCGGGTATGATTGTTGGAGTTGTTACGAAAACAGGATTAGGTTTGAAGCTTGCTAATGGGCTGTTAGATTTATCTGGAGGCTTAATTCTCCCTACATTATTCTTTACAATGGTAGCAGCAATTGTTCTAGGGATGGGTTCACCAACAACGGCGAACTATGTTATTACATCTACAATCGCAGCGCCAGCTATTATTTTACTAGGTGTTCCTGATCTGTCAGCACATTTATTCGTATTCTATTTCGGAATCGTAGCAGACGTTACTCCACCAGTAGCCTTAGCAGCTTTTGCAGCAGCAGGTGTATCAGGAGGAGAGCCGATACGGACCGGATTCCAGTCGGCAAGGCTTGCGATTGCAGCATTTATTATTCCATACATCTTTGTTTTATCTCCGGAGTTATTGATGATTGATACGACTGTTCCGCGTACACTTTGGGTAGTGGCAACATCTCTGATGGGAATGATTGCAATCGGAGCAGGGATGATTGGGTATTGGATGAGAAGTACTCACTGGATTGAACGGATTCTTGCAGTGGCCGCAGGGTTACTGTTGATTTACCCAGAAGGTTATAGTGATACAATTGGGCTAGTCATGTTTATTGGATTATTGGTGATGCAGTATGTTATCAAGAGAGAGAATCCACGTAAACCAGCGACTGCTAATTCATAA